In a genomic window of Candidatus Binatia bacterium:
- a CDS encoding carboxymuconolactone decarboxylase family protein, translated as MTSEQAALVRVSAAVAAGAPADVAAQARASIEAGVDASALYESVLQSYLFVGFPRAIEALFAVAPILVGGVPDRAAPTDPDRWRRDGDSLCRRVYGRNYDKLVETMRGLSPDLADWMILEGYGKTLSRPGLGAVERELCVVAILTATRMWRQLRSHAIGAVNVGAARADVKEAIMLSEPWSGATAVREGLAVAGLA; from the coding sequence GTGACGTCCGAGCAGGCTGCGCTGGTGCGGGTCTCGGCGGCCGTCGCGGCGGGCGCCCCCGCCGACGTCGCGGCCCAGGCCCGCGCCTCGATCGAAGCCGGCGTGGACGCGTCGGCCCTCTACGAAAGCGTGCTCCAGAGCTATCTGTTCGTGGGATTCCCGCGCGCGATCGAGGCGCTGTTCGCGGTCGCGCCGATATTGGTGGGTGGGGTCCCCGATCGGGCGGCCCCCACCGATCCCGACCGATGGCGGCGCGACGGCGACTCCCTCTGCCGGCGCGTCTACGGCCGGAACTACGACAAACTGGTGGAGACGATGCGCGGACTGTCGCCGGACCTGGCCGACTGGATGATCCTGGAGGGCTACGGCAAGACGCTGTCGAGGCCGGGCCTGGGCGCCGTGGAGCGCGAGCTGTGCGTGGTCGCGATCCTGACGGCGACAAGGATGTGGCGCCAGCTGAGGTCGCACGCCATCGGCGCGGTCAACGTGGGCGCCGCGCGCGCGGACGTGAAGGAGGCCATCATGCTGTCGGAGCCCTGGAGCGGTGCTACGGCGGTGCGCGAGGGGCTGGCGGTGGC